The proteins below are encoded in one region of Sphingobacterium sp. R2:
- a CDS encoding glycosyltransferase: MGIPKNIFQTFKDNKIPWLTKLHIRSFLKKNKDYSYEFYDDQRVSDFFAEHFDERINKAYHRLQIGAAKADFFRYAVLYIYGGIYIDLDSDLLVSIDKYLNKDDVAVITHENNRSLYAQWALIFDKGHPFLKRTIELIVDNIEQNRFPHDVHAMTGPTVYTLAINEVLKENPSVAYRCIEDDYKGLLKFKYKLGKLMIYKDKSNHWKKLQLRIPVVKPDTDF; encoded by the coding sequence ATGGGAATTCCAAAAAATATATTTCAAACATTTAAGGATAATAAGATTCCTTGGCTTACGAAACTCCATATTCGCTCGTTTTTGAAAAAGAACAAGGATTATTCATATGAATTCTATGACGATCAAAGGGTGAGTGACTTCTTTGCCGAACATTTTGATGAACGTATTAATAAAGCCTATCATCGTCTTCAGATAGGAGCCGCTAAAGCAGATTTCTTTCGCTATGCTGTTTTGTATATATATGGAGGCATTTATATAGATTTAGATAGTGATTTGTTAGTTTCTATCGATAAATATTTAAATAAGGATGACGTTGCGGTAATAACGCATGAGAATAATAGGAGCCTATATGCACAATGGGCACTGATCTTTGATAAGGGACATCCTTTTTTGAAAAGAACGATTGAACTGATTGTGGATAATATTGAACAGAATCGATTTCCACATGATGTGCATGCGATGACAGGACCAACAGTTTATACATTAGCGATTAATGAGGTTCTGAAAGAAAATCCGAGTGTGGCGTATCGCTGCATTGAAGATGATTATAAGGGATTACTGAAATTTAAGTATAAATTAGGCAAACTTATGATTTATAAAGACAAGTCTAACCATTGGAAGAAACTGCAACTGCGTATTCCTGTTGTAAAGCCTGATACAGACTTTTAG
- a CDS encoding glycosyl transferase family 90, with translation MNFKRIFLRNKNNKIYYYIKAILRELVPSSLSQVQLKKHLNSAYYRKNAAYIDDRVNYYNKLEGLEPLDQDAIEIGKYRVPERIRVYYFDSKEYLRFFKPQLRFSILPGDIIHVPLHPTLLKSRPIHGNNGNAIVLNLDKARHFNFLQDDVSFDKKIDMLVGRSGFGQVHRSRFYQLYYDHPLCNIKKANRSSDKDYLSIAEHLDYKFILALEGNDVATNLKWIMSSNSIAVMPMPKYETWFMEGRLIPDFHFICIKDDYSDLEEKLRYFMADANAAKMIVKNAHEYIAQFKNKKIEDLIALKVLDKYFTYTVQPKLQ, from the coding sequence ATGAATTTCAAAAGAATCTTTTTGCGAAATAAGAATAATAAGATTTACTATTATATTAAAGCAATTCTTAGGGAGCTAGTTCCTAGCAGTCTTTCGCAAGTCCAATTGAAAAAGCATTTAAATAGCGCTTATTATCGCAAAAATGCTGCATATATTGATGATAGGGTAAATTATTACAATAAGTTAGAAGGGCTTGAACCGTTAGATCAGGATGCAATTGAAATAGGGAAATATCGAGTGCCAGAACGCATACGCGTTTATTATTTCGACAGTAAGGAGTATTTACGTTTTTTTAAGCCCCAATTGCGATTCAGTATTTTGCCCGGTGATATCATTCATGTTCCCTTACATCCGACTTTACTAAAGAGCCGACCTATTCATGGTAATAACGGCAATGCAATAGTCTTAAATTTGGATAAAGCAAGACATTTTAATTTTCTTCAAGATGATGTATCTTTTGATAAAAAAATAGATATGTTGGTCGGAAGGAGCGGTTTTGGGCAGGTGCATCGTAGTAGATTCTACCAATTGTATTATGATCATCCATTGTGTAATATCAAAAAGGCAAATAGATCTTCCGATAAGGATTATTTATCCATCGCAGAGCACCTTGATTATAAATTTATTTTGGCGCTTGAGGGAAATGATGTTGCGACAAACTTGAAGTGGATTATGTCCTCTAATTCTATTGCGGTGATGCCTATGCCTAAATATGAGACTTGGTTTATGGAGGGACGCCTAATTCCAGATTTTCATTTTATTTGTATTAAAGATGATTATTCTGATTTGGAAGAAAAATTACGCTATTTTATGGCAGATGCTAATGCGGCTAAGATGATTGTAAAAAATGCGCATGAATATATTGCGCAGTTTAAAAATAAAAAAATAGAGGATTTAATCGCATTAAAAGTCTTGGATAAATATTTTACGTATACCGTTCAGCCTAAATTACAATAA
- a CDS encoding glycosyltransferase translates to MQTIKKKRILYFMPENPNSSKAGNLTRCKQLLTYFNTISANFEIDFVSSINWRTGDEAVFHSEFPNINLIILPFKSSKKNRISYFFRDKLQKEIKNIFHSNLVDRVSPSFQRRFEKVLSAHRYDYVIISYVEFGSLVKNLIGPYTILDSHDFLTLQNKTKEKEHFSMRQLGKMFGAELSTMASFNEIWTFSIEEKYIFEQFADKFVRLIPVSMPLPVIRECEKTIDLIYVASDNPHNVSSMKWFLEKVFPLLTNVELHVIGKICVHIPTLKNVIKHGLVDELAGYYEQAKVAICPMLSGTGIKIKVLEALSFGIPVVTNQRGVDGLFNKSDNGCLISLDEQAFASNITELLQDDQFHKRKSNQAIEYMGNNHTVKKEYEVLDAVFNNV, encoded by the coding sequence ATGCAAACAATAAAGAAAAAGAGAATATTATACTTTATGCCTGAAAATCCTAACAGTTCGAAAGCAGGCAATTTGACTAGGTGTAAGCAGTTGTTAACTTATTTTAATACGATAAGTGCAAATTTTGAGATCGATTTTGTATCCTCAATTAATTGGAGAACAGGTGATGAAGCTGTTTTTCATTCCGAATTTCCCAATATTAACCTGATTATTTTACCTTTTAAATCTTCCAAAAAAAATAGAATTAGTTATTTCTTTCGTGACAAATTGCAAAAGGAGATAAAAAATATATTTCACTCAAATTTGGTTGATCGTGTTTCGCCGTCCTTTCAAAGAAGATTTGAAAAGGTTTTAAGCGCTCATAGATACGATTATGTTATTATTAGCTATGTTGAATTTGGAAGTTTGGTAAAGAATTTGATAGGGCCTTATACAATTTTAGATTCGCATGATTTTCTGACACTGCAAAATAAGACAAAGGAAAAGGAACATTTTTCAATGCGTCAGTTAGGTAAAATGTTTGGAGCTGAGTTGTCTACCATGGCTTCTTTTAACGAGATATGGACATTTTCAATTGAGGAAAAATATATTTTTGAACAGTTTGCTGATAAATTTGTACGATTAATCCCAGTTTCAATGCCATTGCCTGTTATTCGGGAGTGCGAAAAAACGATTGACTTAATTTATGTAGCAAGTGACAATCCGCACAATGTGTCAAGTATGAAGTGGTTTTTAGAAAAGGTATTTCCACTACTTACGAATGTTGAACTGCATGTTATTGGCAAGATTTGTGTGCATATTCCCACATTGAAAAATGTAATAAAACATGGATTAGTGGATGAGCTTGCAGGCTATTATGAACAAGCTAAAGTTGCTATCTGTCCAATGCTTTCAGGAACAGGAATCAAAATAAAGGTTTTGGAAGCATTATCTTTTGGCATTCCCGTTGTAACAAATCAACGTGGTGTCGATGGATTGTTTAATAAATCAGATAATGGATGTCTTATATCACTGGATGAACAGGCCTTTGCTTCTAATATAACAGAATTGCTTCAGGACGATCAATTTCATAAGAGAAAATCGAATCAAGCCATTGAATATATGGGAAATAATCATACGGTGAAGAAGGAGTATGAGGTCCTGGATGCTGTGTTTAACAATGTATGA
- a CDS encoding histidine phosphatase family protein codes for MDNSKKLYIIRHAKAETIPGINDFDRALTSDGIQQAKQVAAKLAAKLTLGENAMVISSPANRALQTTRVFLEVMGSSSFDIKIEETIYECTFKHMLSIINTIPDHIDHVLLFGHNPTLTDLVEYLTRKSAYLRTSSCAEIKLDTGFTFQMLSGNCADLVQIID; via the coding sequence ATGGACAACAGTAAAAAACTTTATATCATCCGACATGCCAAAGCCGAAACCATTCCGGGAATAAATGATTTTGACCGTGCACTTACCTCTGACGGAATACAGCAGGCTAAACAAGTAGCTGCTAAGCTTGCAGCTAAATTGACTCTGGGGGAAAACGCTATGGTAATCAGTTCCCCAGCAAATCGTGCGCTACAAACAACGCGTGTTTTTTTAGAGGTAATGGGCTCATCTTCTTTTGACATTAAAATTGAAGAGACGATCTATGAATGTACATTCAAACACATGTTATCTATCATTAACACAATTCCCGATCATATCGACCATGTATTGCTCTTTGGACACAATCCCACTTTGACTGATTTGGTAGAATACTTAACCCGAAAATCCGCCTATTTAAGGACATCATCCTGCGCAGAAATAAAACTCGATACCGGTTTCACCTTTCAGATGCTCAGTGGCAACTGTGCCGATCTTGTACAAATAATTGATTAA
- a CDS encoding glycosyltransferase family 2 protein, with protein METSIIITTYNRPDALELVLLSALNQTVLPSQIIVADDGSDDRTRLLVHRYKQVSEIPIYHVWQEDCGFRVARIRNQAIAQVKSPYVILVDGDILMAPNFIEDHLKLAKVGHFIQGGRVLLNQALTSKLLAESNQLKYPNMFQAGFESGRFEKRISSFRSLLLARWTAKDLANNRSKVRSCNMSFYMRDVCAVNGFDNLFEGWGREDSEFVERLFNYGLKGQLLKFAAIGYHLYHKEESRQALPQNDYLFEKTKLEKLKSCADGLSSFL; from the coding sequence TTGGAAACTTCGATAATTATTACAACGTATAATAGGCCCGATGCATTGGAATTGGTGCTATTGTCTGCATTAAATCAAACAGTTTTGCCGAGTCAAATTATTGTTGCAGATGACGGTTCTGACGATAGGACAAGGTTGTTGGTTCATCGTTATAAGCAAGTTTCTGAAATTCCTATCTACCATGTTTGGCAGGAAGATTGTGGTTTTCGCGTCGCACGTATTCGAAATCAAGCGATAGCCCAAGTGAAATCACCCTATGTTATACTCGTTGACGGTGACATTCTTATGGCACCAAATTTTATTGAAGACCATCTAAAACTCGCCAAAGTAGGACATTTTATTCAAGGTGGAAGGGTCTTACTAAATCAAGCATTAACATCTAAATTGTTAGCCGAGTCGAACCAACTGAAGTATCCGAATATGTTTCAGGCTGGATTCGAATCTGGTCGGTTTGAAAAGAGAATTAGTAGTTTTCGTAGTCTTCTTTTGGCAAGATGGACTGCGAAAGACCTAGCAAATAACAGAAGCAAAGTACGCTCTTGTAATATGTCTTTCTACATGCGCGATGTTTGTGCAGTGAATGGTTTTGATAATCTTTTTGAAGGCTGGGGTCGGGAAGACAGTGAATTTGTGGAACGTTTATTCAATTATGGACTCAAAGGGCAACTTCTTAAGTTTGCTGCAATTGGGTATCACCTATATCATAAAGAGGAGTCTAGACAAGCACTTCCTCAAAACGATTATTTATTTGAAAAGACAAAATTAGAAAAGCTGAAATCCTGTGCTGACGGACTTTCTAGTTTCCTGTAG
- a CDS encoding glycosyltransferase codes for MSIGSLLEITYGNTLSIPIIDSVNGRPDYDYTNVLGGRKAYMVDLLTASFNHLDGVQILFDSYRDFLPSNFSGQCDVIANPIQQVDPHDLVIHDRIKERYKVIHVGRLDTECKQQHVAIAIFADLANKYPNWDLEFWGIGPDFDRLNTQICDLGLAERVFLRGFTDDPLIKMRDADIFIFPSKYEGFGLALAEAMSIGLPSIGFSTCSGVNELIKHSQNGFLALDEQQMALYLEQLIMDPSLRSRLGVQSNLAVKAYSFENMAKGWLNLVETVTRSLGVKAR; via the coding sequence ATGTCCATTGGCTCACTTCTGGAGATTACTTATGGAAATACACTGTCAATCCCCATTATAGATTCGGTGAATGGAAGACCTGATTACGATTATACCAATGTTCTGGGCGGGAGAAAAGCCTATATGGTTGATTTGTTAACTGCTAGTTTCAATCATTTAGATGGTGTTCAGATCTTATTTGATAGCTATCGGGATTTTCTACCGTCTAATTTTTCGGGACAATGCGACGTTATTGCCAATCCAATCCAGCAGGTAGATCCTCACGATTTAGTTATCCATGACCGTATCAAAGAAAGATATAAGGTTATTCATGTTGGGCGTTTGGATACAGAATGTAAGCAGCAGCATGTTGCCATTGCAATTTTTGCTGACCTGGCAAACAAATATCCCAATTGGGATTTGGAGTTTTGGGGGATAGGTCCAGACTTTGATCGATTGAATACACAAATTTGTGATCTTGGATTGGCTGAACGGGTCTTTCTTCGTGGATTCACCGACGATCCCTTGATAAAGATGCGGGATGCGGATATTTTTATTTTCCCCAGCAAATATGAGGGGTTTGGACTGGCCTTGGCAGAAGCCATGTCAATAGGCCTGCCGAGTATCGGCTTTTCCACTTGTTCCGGGGTAAATGAATTGATCAAACACAGTCAAAATGGTTTTTTAGCATTGGATGAACAGCAGATGGCGCTGTACCTCGAACAATTGATCATGGACCCTTCGCTACGTTCGAGACTTGGCGTTCAAAGCAATTTGGCAGTGAAGGCGTACAGTTTTGAAAATATGGCTAAAGGGTGGTTAAATTTAGTGGAAACTGTTACAAGAAGTTTGGGGGTGAAGGCGAGATGA
- a CDS encoding glycosyltransferase family 4 protein, whose amino-acid sequence MITIGFDAKRYFLNRTGLGNYSRDLIRILEQYYPQHTYLKYTPRLDNNDLSKKALIEEKIRLPKTTFNRAFPALWRSFGLASDLLNDGVELFHGLTGEIPRGLKARGIKSVVTIHDLIFLRYPELYKPIDRSIYNKKFQLAVNHADKIIAISEQTKSDIIDYYAIPEDKIEVIYQGCHPTFKVPKSGDEKEKLRLKYNLPKDFLLSVGSIEKRKNVLQIVKAIQDIDIPLLIIGKKTSYLEEINRYIVANKLESKVIIKQGFTIEELSTIYSMASIFIYPSIFEGFGIPIIEALYAGTPVITTNSGVFPEAGGPSSCYINPSDVDEINLAIKHILGDSQTSARMIAQGRHYVQKFNDEKIASELINCYKSLL is encoded by the coding sequence ATGATAACAATTGGATTTGATGCTAAACGATATTTTCTCAATCGAACGGGCTTAGGTAATTATAGTAGAGATCTCATCCGTATTCTGGAGCAATACTATCCTCAGCATACTTATCTGAAATATACGCCAAGATTGGACAATAATGATCTTTCGAAGAAGGCACTTATTGAAGAAAAAATTCGTCTACCCAAAACTACATTTAACCGTGCTTTTCCTGCACTTTGGCGAAGCTTTGGACTAGCATCCGACCTGCTTAATGATGGTGTAGAACTCTTTCATGGCCTTACAGGAGAAATACCAAGAGGCTTAAAAGCCCGTGGAATTAAATCCGTTGTCACTATACATGATTTAATCTTCTTACGCTATCCCGAACTCTATAAACCCATAGATCGTTCGATATACAACAAGAAATTTCAATTAGCTGTTAATCACGCTGATAAAATTATTGCAATTAGTGAACAGACTAAATCGGATATCATCGATTACTACGCAATTCCCGAAGATAAAATTGAGGTCATTTATCAGGGTTGTCATCCGACTTTTAAGGTCCCAAAAAGCGGCGACGAGAAGGAAAAATTAAGGTTAAAATATAATTTACCCAAAGACTTCCTGTTAAGTGTGGGCTCAATTGAAAAACGAAAAAATGTTTTACAAATTGTAAAAGCTATTCAGGATATCGATATTCCATTATTAATAATTGGTAAGAAAACGTCCTATCTTGAGGAGATTAACAGATATATCGTAGCCAACAAATTGGAAAGCAAAGTCATTATAAAACAAGGCTTTACTATTGAAGAACTATCGACCATTTATTCGATGGCATCAATTTTTATATACCCTTCTATCTTTGAAGGCTTTGGTATTCCTATCATTGAAGCCTTATATGCTGGTACTCCTGTCATTACAACTAATTCGGGTGTATTTCCAGAAGCTGGTGGACCATCATCTTGTTATATCAACCCTTCAGATGTCGATGAAATAAATCTAGCAATCAAACATATTCTCGGCGACTCCCAAACCAGTGCAAGGATGATTGCGCAAGGACGTCATTATGTGCAAAAATTTAATGATGAAAAAATTGCATCAGAACTTATAAATTGTTATAAATCCTTATTGTAA
- a CDS encoding glycosyltransferase family 4 protein, producing MKIGLITIRYGLNITGGAEFHCRMLAERLSAKHDVTVLTTNIKFLNKPEEDFTPGLEIIQGIPVMRFVTDKNPSSEKKSKIARKIRRLIYRWGLSRPVFSLFPIWKFKIDDESKYLEGHPFYSSSLLNYIREFQHDFDKFIFFTYENPLTIMGSLSVPEKSILIPTAHMESMLFRSINTLLFSKVNHIAFNTESEKEMCLEIFRNSLAKNTVVGIGVNQIDDLPAATTISAKYQIKSPYLLYCGRITPVKINNFMAYFLKLKSEKQIDLQLVLTGENTMNVEQEPDIIYTGFVSEEEKKALIQQSFAIINPSLAESLSLLTLEALHLGKPVIGNKKCDVMVEHERKSGAVFCYDSFDSLSSIITYLQDPNTDKNIIEAKAKEYVSKYYNWDLVLSKFENIFKEN from the coding sequence ATGAAGATAGGGTTAATAACCATTCGATACGGATTGAATATCACCGGTGGAGCCGAATTCCATTGTAGAATGCTAGCTGAACGATTATCAGCAAAACATGACGTGACTGTATTAACCACCAATATCAAGTTTTTAAATAAACCAGAGGAGGATTTTACCCCGGGCCTAGAAATTATACAGGGAATACCTGTGATGAGATTTGTGACCGATAAAAATCCATCTTCCGAAAAGAAAAGTAAAATCGCCCGGAAAATACGCCGATTGATCTATCGCTGGGGATTATCAAGGCCTGTTTTTTCCTTATTTCCCATTTGGAAGTTCAAAATTGATGATGAATCAAAATATTTAGAAGGACATCCATTTTATTCGTCATCATTACTCAACTATATTAGGGAATTTCAACACGATTTCGACAAATTCATTTTCTTTACTTACGAAAACCCACTAACGATAATGGGATCACTTAGTGTACCAGAGAAGTCTATTCTGATTCCCACTGCACATATGGAGAGTATGTTATTTAGAAGCATCAACACACTTTTATTTTCAAAAGTTAATCATATTGCCTTTAACACGGAAAGTGAAAAAGAAATGTGTTTAGAAATTTTCAGAAATTCGCTTGCAAAAAATACAGTTGTTGGCATAGGAGTCAATCAAATAGATGATTTACCGGCTGCAACAACGATCAGCGCCAAATATCAGATCAAATCACCATACTTACTTTATTGTGGCCGCATTACGCCAGTCAAAATCAACAATTTTATGGCTTATTTTCTGAAATTAAAATCAGAAAAACAGATCGACTTGCAACTTGTACTTACAGGAGAAAATACCATGAATGTTGAGCAAGAACCTGATATCATCTATACTGGTTTTGTAAGCGAGGAAGAAAAAAAAGCGCTAATACAACAAAGCTTTGCCATTATTAATCCGTCACTTGCCGAAAGCTTATCACTATTGACATTAGAAGCGCTCCACTTGGGGAAACCGGTCATTGGTAACAAAAAGTGTGATGTTATGGTCGAACATGAACGCAAAAGTGGAGCTGTTTTTTGTTATGATTCCTTCGACTCCCTAAGTTCAATTATCACATATTTGCAAGATCCAAATACAGATAAGAACATCATTGAGGCAAAAGCAAAAGAATATGTTTCTAAATATTATAATTGGGATTTGGTATTAAGTAAATTTGAAAACATTTTTAAAGAAAACTAA
- a CDS encoding glycosyltransferase family 2 protein encodes MKISLIISTYNWPEALALCLESILHQKVLPDEILIADDGSGKETERVVAEYKNKFNIPFIHIWHEDEGFQLAKIRNKAIAKASSDYIVQIDGDLILHPYFIRDHRKFARKGSVVRASRIYLDREFSEKKLTKRDTKVNRFDKGVSNLFSAFRFQLLWKYFEFNYKNKGNERWEIHGANMAYWKEDAIRVNGYNEDFKGWGPEDKEFVARLLNVNVKKRFLKFGGIVFHIWHAINAKENLGNNNCLFAKTKKLNLTYCDNGIDKYLKSSD; translated from the coding sequence ATGAAAATCTCTTTAATAATATCTACTTATAATTGGCCGGAGGCGTTGGCATTATGCTTGGAAAGTATACTGCATCAAAAGGTTCTTCCTGATGAAATACTTATTGCTGATGATGGGTCCGGAAAGGAGACAGAACGAGTTGTAGCAGAATATAAAAATAAGTTTAATATTCCTTTTATTCATATATGGCATGAAGACGAGGGCTTCCAATTGGCGAAAATCAGAAATAAGGCCATCGCTAAAGCCTCATCCGACTATATTGTTCAAATTGATGGTGATTTAATTTTGCATCCCTATTTTATTAGGGATCATCGAAAATTTGCTCGAAAAGGATCTGTGGTACGTGCCAGCCGTATCTACCTTGATCGGGAGTTTTCTGAAAAAAAATTGACTAAGCGTGATACAAAGGTAAATAGATTCGATAAAGGAGTCTCGAACTTATTCAGTGCTTTTCGTTTTCAGTTATTATGGAAATATTTTGAATTTAATTATAAAAATAAAGGCAACGAACGTTGGGAGATTCATGGGGCCAATATGGCGTATTGGAAAGAAGATGCCATTCGTGTGAATGGTTACAATGAAGACTTTAAAGGCTGGGGACCGGAAGATAAAGAATTTGTCGCTAGACTCTTAAATGTCAACGTAAAAAAACGCTTCTTAAAATTCGGCGGCATTGTGTTTCATATCTGGCATGCGATAAATGCAAAAGAGAATTTAGGTAACAACAATTGTTTGTTTGCAAAAACAAAAAAGCTAAATTTGACCTATTGTGATAACGGTATTGATAAATATCTGAAATCATCTGATTAG
- a CDS encoding glycosyltransferase family 2 protein — protein MMGKTIITERTSRVAVSVVIPVYNVEKYLDETIQSVLHQELQDFEIILVNDGSTDSSATICKKYASLDPRIYFFDQENAGVSVARNNGLSHAVGEYVYFLDSDDTIDSAFLSVSLAVASQQDFDLVILGEPYCSRAPRLAAVPTCGLLIKKTLLDTYPDIRFPEGIQPCEDGLFSHRLFLMTDKIGFNPAAVYFYRQHENQNHTQINRQTNRLLKQIPIWLELLKVFYNEHDLFASKALKLALFIEHEPFELRYLKMAFNDLEKEELLNLLQNFMQQYVSRHLSKADKEILTVPFSYFVEARDRSDFDTFYVNFCKRRAAKLKRGLFWVKFIPIAGLRRKVRQRIRNKYLDV, from the coding sequence ATGATGGGAAAAACTATTATTACGGAGCGGACTTCTCGCGTTGCTGTGTCGGTAGTGATACCGGTATATAATGTCGAAAAATATTTGGATGAGACCATTCAAAGTGTACTTCATCAGGAATTACAGGATTTCGAAATTATTCTTGTTAATGATGGCAGTACGGACTCGTCTGCTACAATATGTAAAAAGTATGCATCTTTAGATCCGAGAATTTACTTTTTCGATCAGGAAAATGCTGGCGTTTCCGTAGCGAGAAATAATGGTTTAAGCCACGCAGTGGGAGAATATGTCTATTTTTTGGATTCTGATGACACCATTGACTCGGCATTTTTGTCCGTCTCCTTAGCGGTTGCTAGCCAGCAAGATTTTGATTTGGTGATTTTGGGAGAGCCTTATTGTTCCCGCGCTCCACGTTTGGCTGCCGTACCGACCTGCGGATTGCTGATCAAAAAGACCTTACTGGACACATATCCCGATATTCGTTTTCCAGAAGGAATCCAACCCTGTGAGGATGGGTTGTTTTCGCATCGTCTTTTTTTGATGACAGATAAGATCGGATTCAATCCGGCGGCAGTGTATTTTTATAGACAGCACGAGAATCAAAATCATACGCAAATTAATCGACAGACCAATCGCTTATTGAAACAGATCCCAATATGGTTAGAACTATTGAAGGTGTTTTATAACGAACATGATCTCTTTGCTTCAAAAGCCTTAAAACTAGCGCTATTTATTGAACATGAGCCTTTTGAGTTACGCTATTTAAAAATGGCATTTAATGATCTTGAGAAGGAAGAGTTGTTAAATTTATTGCAAAATTTCATGCAACAATATGTAAGCCGACATCTTAGCAAAGCAGATAAAGAAATATTGACGGTGCCTTTTAGCTATTTTGTAGAGGCTCGAGATCGTAGTGATTTTGATACGTTTTACGTAAATTTTTGTAAAAGGAGGGCTGCAAAATTGAAGCGAGGCTTATTTTGGGTGAAGTTTATTCCAATTGCTGGCCTAAGAAGAAAAGTCCGTCAAAGGATCAGAAATAAGTATCTCGACGTATGA